From the Polynucleobacter acidiphobus genome, the window TCTAACTTCGCTTGAGCATCGGCTTGACCTTTGTATTTATTAGCAATATCTGCCAACGACGGGCCAACACCTTTAGCCGCGGGAGCATGGCATGCAGCGCAACCATTCTTCTTGAAGAGCTCTCCTGGCGAGGCATAGACCGCACCTGCAAATAGAGCCGCCGAACTAAGCACTGCCATTTTTCCAACTAAATTACGAACTTTCATATTGTTCCTTTATTTCAAGTGTTAACTAATCTTATTTGCCGCCGTTTAACATCCACTGCACCAAGGTCTTATTGTCAGCATCCGAGAGCTGTGGTTGAGCGGGCATTGGAATTGCACCCCAAACACCTGCACCACCCGCCTTCACCTTCTTCTCAAGCAATGCTTGTGCATTGGCAACGCCTTTGTATTTATTGGCAACATCAGCGATCGATGGACCCACTAATTTCGCTGCAGGCGCATGGCAAGCCGAGCAATTTTCTTTCTTGAATAAATCCGCAGGCCCTGCTGCTTTCGGTGCCGCAGCGCTTGCAGTCGATACCATCATCATGCCGGCAGATGGCAAAGCAGATAACGGTGGTTTGGTGGTATCAACTCCGCGATACGGACCATACTCTCGGTTTTGCTCTGCCAGGTTATTGTGCGCATTACGAGCGTAGTCAGGTAAGACCGATCCAATCGCAACGTGTTGGGCGCAATTGGTCATACAAGCCGTATTTTTTACATCGGGTGTACCCTTCACGGTCCATAAGCCAT encodes:
- a CDS encoding c-type cytochrome, with the protein product MKVRNLVGKMAVLSSAALFAGAVYASPGELFKKNGCAACHAPAAKGVGPSLADIANKYKGQADAQAKLEKKVKAGGSGVWGPIPMPAQAQLSDADNKAIVQWILSGAK